The Nerophis ophidion isolate RoL-2023_Sa linkage group LG07, RoL_Noph_v1.0, whole genome shotgun sequence genome contains a region encoding:
- the LOC133556630 gene encoding uncharacterized protein LOC133556630: MAVQELIRLYFQLGLHCKDIAALLASRHRYIVSERHLKRIMKACSLFRRKGYTSLDRVVDFIQQQLQTSGLLCGYRWMYTKCKEDGLHVKKEEVRLILKELDPRGVELRARRRLHRRNYFAKGPNYIWHFDSYDKLKPFGICINGCIDGFSRKIIWMNAFTTSSDPKIIGGYYMEAVKKFGGCPRIVRGDRGTENVKVRDFQRFLRRNIDDGSGIDSYIEGASTANQRIESWWGFLRRESMEFYISMFTDLKDRGLFGGTYLDRGLIQFCFMSFIQDELDETINVWDAHVIRPSKNDRVPSGRPRIMYMFPELYTTCDCISPVDRADVQLCQSNCTFRPAVPCDTDIYNICNILMAESQLHLPADAYQALDLYLHLRNEITSTL, encoded by the exons atggcaGTTCAGGAGTTAATTCGGCTGTATTTCCAACTCGGACTTCATTGTAAGGACATTGCTGCTTTGCTTGCAAGTCGTCATCGGTATATTGTGTCTGAAAGACATTTAAAACGAATTATGAAGGCATGTAGTCTGTTTCGGCGCAAAGGATACACCTCTTTGGATCGCGTGGTAGATTTCATTCAGCAGCAGTTACAAACAAGTGGCCTGCTGTGTGGATATAGGTGGATGTACACTAAATGCAAGGAGGATGGATTACACGTAAagaaagaagaagtacgcttaatTCTTAAAGAACTTGACCCGAGGGGTGTTGAACTCAGAGCAAGGAGACGGCTCCATCGTCGCAACTATTTCGCAAAAGGGCCCAATTATATTTGGCACTTTGACTCTTATGACAAACTGAAACCATTTGGTATCTGTATAAACGGCTGTATTGACGGATTCTCCCGGAAAATTATCTGGATGAATGCATTTACGACCAGCAGTGACCCAAAAATCATTGGAGGCTACTATATGGAGGCAGTGAAGAAATTTGGTGGTTGTCCGAGGATTGTCAGAGGCGATCGGGGCACTGAAAATGTTAAAGTCAGAGACTTTCAGCGTTTTCTCCGTCGCAACATTGATGACGGTTCTGGTATTGACAGCTACATCGAAGGGGCAAGCACAGCAAATCAGCGCATAGAGAGTTGGTGGGGTTTCCTCAGAAGAGAATCAATGGAGTTCTATATCTCTATGTTCACTGACCTGAAGGACCGTGGTTTGTTCGGTGGCACATACTTGGACCGAGGTCTAATTCAGTTCTGCTTTATGAGCTTCATTCAG GATGAATTAGACGAGACCATCAATGTGTGGGATGCACATGTCATCAGACCATCAAAGAATGACAGGGTGCCCAGTGGTCGCCCCCGAATCATGTACATGTTCCCAGAACTCTACACAACTTGTGATTGCATTTCCCCAGTGGACAGAGCTGATGTACAGTTGTGTCAGAGTAACTGCACATTTCGACCAGCAGTGCCATGTGACACAGACATCTACAACATCTGCAACATTCTGATGGCAGAGTCACAGCTGCATCTTCCAGCTGATGCTTATCAGGCATTGGATTTGTACCTTCACTTGAGGAATGAGATAACATCAACTCTCTAA